The Bdellovibrio bacteriovorus W nucleotide sequence TGCGCTGGTGGCGAAGTTGCGAATACGTTCAAGAACCTCTTGCCAATCAAGCATCACGAGATTTTGCATTACGAACTCCTCTAACTAGGATAGCAATAAGAACAAGAATCCAAAGGATCCAATCGAAATTCCCAAACAACACGTAAAGAGTTTGGGGAGCACGCTCTAAGTAAGGCACAGTGTGTTGTCCCACCCATTCTTCGTGCAGGGGAGACTGTTGTAAAACATCTCCATTGGCTAAAATCACAGTACTAATTCCGGTATTTGTTGAGCGCACCAGCGGACGGCGAGTTTCAATAGTACGGGCCAATGTCATGTAGAGATGTTGATGGGGTTCAAAGGTTTTTCCGAACCATGAATCATTGGTAACGTTCACAAGGATGTTGGCTTTCTTTTTAGAAAGCTGTCTAGAAAATCCTGGGTAAAGACCCTCGTAACAAATTTGTCCACCCCAAAGCAATTGGTCATCATTCGATACATTCCATTCTAAAACTTCAGGTCCTTGGCCTCTGCCAAAGTTTGACACGAAGGGAAGCCACTTCAAAAGAATTGGAAAGGTGTCGCTGAGTGGAAGGTACTCACCAAAAGCCAAAAGCTCTGTTTTGCGATAAGGCTTATCTAGATTTCTTCCATCCGGGGAAAGCAAGAACAAGGCGTTGTAGGAATTACGATCCTTATTCTCATCCGTGCGTGGATCTTTTGAGTAAGCTCCTGTGATCAGTGGAATTTGATGTTTCGAAAGACCCGAAACCAAATGCTGATAGTTCGGGCTGTTTGAATAGTGCTCATCCAAGTAGTCAGGGTAAGCAGACTCGGGCCAAATTAAAACTTGAGTGTCAGGGTGGCGGGCCATGAGTTCGTCAGTCAGAGACAAGAACTTAGCAATGATCGTATCTTGATAACCGCGCCCTTGTTCGGCATAAATTTTTTCTAAGTTGCCAATATTGGCCTGAACTATGCCGATTTTCACGCTGGCATCGGAACGATTCCAATACTTCCCATGGAAGTATCCAGCAAAGTTAAGAACCAAAAACACAAAGACGATCGCGCTTAGGCGCAGAGCTCTTTTTTTACTATCCTTGTGGTCGATCCAAATTTTCCCAACAAAGGCATTGGAAAGAAGAAGCAGGGCCGAGAGGCCTAAAAATCCAAGAACGTCTGCAAAGTGGTAAACGGGTAGTTTCTGCCAAAGCAGTGTATAGCCCAAATTCCAATCAAAGATGACGGGCCAAACGCGTTCAAGAAGGGAGTGTAAGATCGCAATGACAAATAGCGTACTCGTTGCAGAGAGTTGAAACTTCTTTTGTAACCATTTTCCCAAAGTTACTGCGGCAGGAATATAGAGATGCATGAATGCGCAAAAGAGAAGCAGAGCAAGGATTGAAACTGACCATGGGAGCTGACCGAATTCATGGGCTGTATACGCAATCCAGTGAAAGCCAATCAGCGTAAGTACGAACTGAGTCAGCCACCCTTTGGCAAAAGTTGTTCGCAAGTTCTCGGTGTTTTTGACGACATCAATCCAAAGAGGCGCCAAGCAAAACAGCACCGCCCAAGGAGGAAAAGGGATGTAGCTTGTACCGATGAGAATTCCTGAGAGAAGCGCCCAACGAAATTCGTAGGCTTTGTACTTGAAAAATTGCAACGTCTTTATCATCATGGTATTAGTAACACAAAGAGTGAGTGAGTCTATAGTGAAAATGAAGATCCGTTGTCCACATTGCGCGAAATTATATGAAGTTCAGAGTGAAGATGTTCAGTCGGAAACTCCGCTATTTCAGTGTATTTCTTGCGAGACTCGTTTTTCATTTATCAACCCTCCAGCGGATCTTCAAAATGTCGTTTGTTTTATAGTGGAAACGGCGAAGACAGAGGTTTCTGAGGCGGTAGAAGGTGACGCTCATCAGCAACTTTCTACGGATGAAGAGCTTCATGGCGGAACAAAATCCTGCCCAAAATGTGGTGCTCTGAATGGCCGTAGTTCTAAAGAGTGCTATTCCTGCCACGTGATTTTTGAAAAGTTGGAAGGTCTTCCGACAGATCCCACGCTTCGGGCTCAGCCTTCTTTGGTGAGAAAGTGGCGCCATCTTCTCGATAATTTTGAAAAAGAGACGCTCCACGATGACTTTATTAAGTCATGCTACGAGTTGGACGCTTTACGCTTTGCATTGATGAAGTACTCGGATCTGAAAGAGGCTCAAGGCGGGGACCCGCAGTGTGACCGTATGATCGCACGAATCAATGCGCTGACAGTTGTTGGGCTTTCAGGAAAAAATAAGCCAGTTTTTGATTCTGCGAAGGAGGCTCGTCCTTCATGGCAAAAGTACCTTTACTGGGCACCATTTGTGGCAAGTTTTATTTTAATCACAATGGGAATGATCAATCTAGGTCATCGTAACTTGATCGGCGTCGGAGTGGCTCTTGCTTTCATGGCAGCAGGGCTGATCGTTATGGTGAGAGGGAAGATCTCCCTCTCTGACTTCATTAAATAAATTTCTTAAAGACTGTCGTTGCCTTGTTGCGTGCCGATTTTGCTAGGTGCGCGCGTTCGTGTGCCCATGGCATCAATCAGTGATCTACCAAAATGACTCATTTGTTTTGCGTTCACATCAATGCCGTCATCGATGGAAGTGCTTTGAGCTTCATTCGGGTCGACGGTGAACTTTAAGTTTTGCGGATTTAATGCAACTCCACCTGAAGAAGAAACACCCTCATCAAGAATCGTCAGTGCTTTATATAAGTTAAGCTGACGAGACGTTCGTGTTTTTGAAGCCAATTGCGTCTGAGCATCTCCGGTTGAGAGAATGTACTTTTTCACATCCACAGCCTTAAAAGACTGCTTATGAGCCATGACTAGGGCCGCGGCACCAGAAACAAAAGCCGTGGCTTGAGAAGTTCCTGTCATATAACCGTAAGAATTATTTGGAAGACATGAAAGAATGTTTTGTCCAGGAGCCGCGATATGTACAGTTTCAACCCCGTAGTTGGATGATGCTAAAACTTCTGTAGATGGATCAATCGCCGTCACAGAAATAATATTATCGAGCTTATAGTCAGCGGGATAGTAGTGAAACTGATCTGAGTTTGAACGCTCATTTCCAGCGGCTGCTACAAAAAGAATTCCTTTGCGCTGAGCTTCGGCAATGACGTCATGCTCTTCTTGAGAGTACTCCGTACCACCACCCGAGTAGTTGATGATATGTGCACCCATTTTTACAGCATAGCGAATAGAGGCAATGGTGTTCTTTAAGTTGTCTGTGCCAGCAACTTTTGGATCATAGTATTTTAAAATCATAAGACTGACTTCGGGAGCAATACCAGTGATCCCTTTTCCATTTCCAGCTTCAGCTCCAATAATACCTGCGATATGAGTGCCGTGGCCGTGGTTATCGTCGAGGCGATTGTTGTTGCTAACGAAATTCCAACCATAGACGTCATCGACAAAGCCATTGCCATCATCGTCGATGCCGTTAGTGGCTTTATCTCTTCCATTAGAGTCTTTACCTGACTCACCAGGATTGCGCCAAAGGTTCTGAGCTAAGTCTTCGTGTTTAACATCGATACCCGTATCAATAACAGCCACGATAATATCACGACTGCCTTTCGTGACAGACCACGCACGGGCAGCGTCTGATTTTTTCAAGCCCCAAGCTTGATTAATTGCAGGGTCATTAAAGAGAGCACTTGGCTCATCTTCAACTTTGTCGGTCTTTGAAGTTACGAAGGAGTGTTCGAGGGCACGCGTTCCATCCTTTTTGGTGGAGCTTTGCGTGCGACCTTGTCGAGGAGACTCTTCAAGAGAATATAAATAGGCTCCTAAGCCTGTAAAGACTGCGATGCCGATACCAATAGCTGAAATCCACAACTTCCTTGAAAGCATGAGTTTCTCCTTCCCAAGAAGTTATCGGAATATTACAGACCTTCATGAGAAATACTGTGCCTTTTGAAAAAATCTGGGAGTGATTAAAAAAAGTCTATGCTTGGTGGGGAGTATGAATGTCTCAAGTTGAAACAGACTTGCAAAAAAATAGAGGAGAGCTCTTAAGTGTTTTAATTTTTTAAGCAAAGCTTTGCTTTAGGATTCGATTCGCAAATAGCTTCTCGCAAAAGACGATTTTCTTCTTTGAGACTTGCGATTTCACGACTTTGTTTTTCTAGTTCTGCACTTGTATGAGTGATCTCACTGTAAAGTTCTTTGATTGCTTCGACGATGGGGCCTATTAATTTTGTATAGGCCACCGATTTGAAGCTTTGTTTGTCCGTAGAAACAGCTTCAGGAAAAACCTTTTCGACGTCTTGGGCTATGAGGCCCATATCTGTGTCATCACTAAATGAAATATCAGTACGAACATCATGTCTCCAATTGAAGGTGACCCCATTTAGTTGAAGAAGTTTTTCCAAAGAATCCGGAATGAGTTGAATATTTTTTTTCAATCGAGCATCAGAAGTATTCGCCCAAGCTGCGGTTCCACCTGCAGACCCGTTGACAAAAAAGTCATAAGGATTATTTCCTGATGTGTTAATGCCAACCTTTCCATTGGCATCAATCATCATGCGAGTGACTCCTTTTTGTGTCAGATAAAAGTGGCATGTGGATGATGTTGTAGAGTCGCAGATATGCATATAGGCGTCTCCACGGCCACTGCCACCCACAGCATTTCCAAGGCGAAAGGATTCTCCACTAAATCCATTATCAATAGAAAGTGGGGAATCGTTGAAAAGATATCCTGTACTTTTGATTTCAAAGAGAGTTTTAGGAGCTGTTGATGAAACCCCGATATTTCCGTTTGAATGGAAGCGAAGCTTTTCTTTCATCGCTCCATTGGTCATCGTGCTAATAACGAGGTTGCTTGTTTTAGTTTCACTTGCAAAGTTGGCCGCTGAAGTCGCTGCGATATTGGCAGTGGAGACGTAACTTGTTCCATCGTAAGCTCTGAAGGATAAAAATCCTAAGGAGTCTCCAGTTTGAACTGCTGCAGGATTTTTGCTGGCATCTTCTCGTGCGCGTGCGACAATCAAAGAGCCTTCTCCAGTGGAGTTTCCTTGAGACTCGATAAATAAATCATCATCAACACCGCCGGTGCCTTTCATGTGAAGGCCACGCAGAGGATTGGTTAGAGTTTTTCCAATCCCAATGGCGGCAGGAACCGCAAGTTTTACCGTCTGATCATCTTTCCATTCACCATTAGCATTGGCACTGCCAATGCGGACTGTATTATTTGCTGGTTTGCTAATG carries:
- a CDS encoding Serine protease/subtilase (COG1404 Subtilisin-like serine proteases), producing MLSRKLWISAIGIGIAVFTGLGAYLYSLEESPRQGRTQSSTKKDGTRALEHSFVTSKTDKVEDEPSALFNDPAINQAWGLKKSDAARAWSVTKGSRDIIVAVIDTGIDVKHEDLAQNLWRNPGESGKDSNGRDKATNGIDDDGNGFVDDVYGWNFVSNNNRLDDNHGHGTHIAGIIGAEAGNGKGITGIAPEVSLMILKYYDPKVAGTDNLKNTIASIRYAVKMGAHIINYSGGGTEYSQEEHDVIAEAQRKGILFVAAAGNERSNSDQFHYYPADYKLDNIISVTAIDPSTEVLASSNYGVETVHIAAPGQNILSCLPNNSYGYMTGTSQATAFVSGAAALVMAHKQSFKAVDVKKYILSTGDAQTQLASKTRTSRQLNLYKALTILDEGVSSSGGVALNPQNLKFTVDPNEAQSTSIDDGIDVNAKQMSHFGRSLIDAMGTRTRAPSKIGTQQGNDSL
- a CDS encoding carbon-nitrogen hydrolase: apolipoprotein N-acyltransferase (COG0815 Apolipoprotein N-acyltransferase), giving the protein MQFFKYKAYEFRWALLSGILIGTSYIPFPPWAVLFCLAPLWIDVVKNTENLRTTFAKGWLTQFVLTLIGFHWIAYTAHEFGQLPWSVSILALLLFCAFMHLYIPAAVTLGKWLQKKFQLSATSTLFVIAILHSLLERVWPVIFDWNLGYTLLWQKLPVYHFADVLGFLGLSALLLLSNAFVGKIWIDHKDSKKRALRLSAIVFVFLVLNFAGYFHGKYWNRSDASVKIGIVQANIGNLEKIYAEQGRGYQDTIIAKFLSLTDELMARHPDTQVLIWPESAYPDYLDEHYSNSPNYQHLVSGLSKHQIPLITGAYSKDPRTDENKDRNSYNALFLLSPDGRNLDKPYRKTELLAFGEYLPLSDTFPILLKWLPFVSNFGRGQGPEVLEWNVSNDDQLLWGGQICYEGLYPGFSRQLSKKKANILVNVTNDSWFGKTFEPHQHLYMTLARTIETRRPLVRSTNTGISTVILANGDVLQQSPLHEEWVGQHTVPYLERAPQTLYVLFGNFDWILWILVLIAILVRGVRNAKSRDA